A single window of Nocardia sp. NBC_01327 DNA harbors:
- the ligA gene encoding NAD-dependent DNA ligase LigA yields METGEHIQELADRIVALRDGYYQGAPLVADAEYDAIEDELRGLIEAHPELAPDPNPLEQVGAPAVLHAPIRHSRPMLSLEKSTKPEQVAAFFGRFPGQSVVVMPKLDGLSLALVYEDGRLVRAITRGDGTTGDDVTMLVRALVDGVPERIDVPGRVEVRGEAVMLRSTFVAYNTAHPDKPLINPRNAAAGTLRAKDPATVSERRLQFFGFDLDTSDGGAAVDLGEGLRALGVAGAQMRLCADAEQAQAAITAIEQGRNDLDYDLDGAVLRLADRDAYAAAGIRSNSPRGALAFKFAAEEKTTLLADVVWDVGKTGKIVPVAWLEPVFVGGTTVTKATLANQEVIRARDVRVGDTVLVRRAGDVIPFVAGVLDASKRTGEEREIVPPTVCPSCGQPVTEQGNSRELFCTNVSCPAQTVRRLIHWASRAAADIDAIGGVWIERLAEAGILENPSDFYTLTKDRLLEFDRMGEVSATRMIDSIDASREVGLRRALIGLAIPMASDGTAARLARAGFGSLEEVADAGEEKLVAVEDIGPKVAASLVAHLTRLRPELERLREAGVSLDVREEDLPPVIAAGAPLEGKSVVITGAISDPRSGEKVARPTFQRLCEKAGATAASSVSANTDLLITGAGVGESKLTKAEKLGVTVVDQGEIWTLLIAANII; encoded by the coding sequence GTGGAAACTGGGGAACACATCCAAGAGCTCGCGGACCGCATCGTGGCGCTGCGCGACGGCTACTACCAGGGCGCGCCGCTGGTCGCGGACGCCGAGTACGACGCGATCGAGGACGAGCTACGCGGTCTGATCGAGGCGCACCCGGAGCTCGCACCGGATCCTAATCCGCTGGAGCAGGTCGGCGCGCCCGCGGTGCTGCACGCCCCGATCCGGCACTCGCGCCCGATGCTGTCGCTCGAGAAGTCGACCAAGCCGGAGCAGGTCGCGGCGTTCTTCGGCCGCTTCCCCGGCCAGTCGGTGGTGGTGATGCCGAAGCTCGACGGCCTGTCCCTGGCCCTGGTCTACGAGGACGGGCGGCTGGTGCGCGCCATCACCCGGGGTGACGGCACCACCGGTGACGATGTGACCATGCTGGTGCGCGCCCTGGTGGACGGCGTCCCCGAGCGGATCGACGTCCCGGGGCGGGTGGAGGTGCGCGGCGAGGCGGTCATGCTGCGTTCGACCTTCGTCGCCTACAACACGGCGCATCCGGACAAGCCGCTGATCAATCCGCGCAATGCCGCGGCGGGCACGCTGCGGGCCAAGGATCCGGCCACGGTCTCCGAGCGGCGGCTGCAATTCTTCGGCTTCGATCTCGATACCTCGGACGGCGGTGCGGCGGTCGATCTCGGCGAGGGTCTGCGGGCGCTGGGGGTCGCGGGCGCGCAGATGCGGCTGTGCGCCGATGCCGAGCAGGCGCAGGCGGCGATCACCGCGATCGAGCAGGGTCGCAATGATCTGGACTACGACCTCGACGGCGCGGTGCTGCGGCTGGCCGATCGAGATGCCTACGCGGCGGCCGGAATTCGGTCGAACTCCCCGCGTGGCGCGCTGGCGTTCAAATTCGCCGCCGAGGAGAAGACCACGCTGCTGGCCGATGTGGTCTGGGATGTCGGCAAGACGGGCAAGATCGTCCCGGTCGCCTGGCTGGAGCCGGTGTTCGTGGGCGGCACCACGGTCACGAAGGCGACACTGGCCAATCAGGAGGTGATCCGCGCCCGCGATGTCCGGGTCGGTGACACCGTGCTGGTGCGCCGCGCGGGCGATGTGATCCCGTTCGTCGCGGGTGTGCTGGATGCCTCCAAGCGCACCGGCGAGGAGCGCGAGATCGTGCCGCCCACCGTCTGCCCCTCCTGCGGGCAGCCGGTCACCGAGCAGGGCAATAGCCGAGAACTGTTCTGCACCAACGTCTCCTGCCCCGCGCAGACGGTGCGCAGGCTGATCCACTGGGCCTCGCGCGCGGCGGCGGATATCGATGCCATCGGCGGGGTGTGGATCGAGCGCCTGGCCGAGGCGGGGATTCTGGAGAACCCGTCGGACTTCTACACGCTGACCAAGGACCGCCTGCTCGAATTCGACCGCATGGGCGAGGTCTCGGCCACGCGCATGATCGATTCGATCGATGCCAGCCGCGAGGTCGGCCTGCGCCGCGCGCTGATCGGCCTGGCGATCCCGATGGCCTCCGACGGCACCGCCGCCCGCCTGGCCCGCGCCGGATTCGGCTCCCTCGAGGAGGTCGCCGACGCCGGCGAGGAAAAGCTGGTGGCCGTGGAGGATATCGGCCCGAAGGTCGCCGCCTCCCTGGTCGCCCACCTCACCCGCCTGCGCCCGGAACTCGAGCGCCTGCGCGAGGCGGGCGTCTCCCTGGACGTGCGCGAGGAGGATCTCCCCCCGGTCATCGCGGCCGGCGCACCCCTGGAGGGCAAGTCGGTGGTGATCACCGGCGCCATCAGCGACCCCCGCTCCGGCGAAAAGGTGGCCCGCCCGACCTTCCAGCGCCTGTGCGAAAAGGCCGGCGCCACAGCAGCATCCTCGGTCTCGGCGAACACCGACCTGCTCATCACCGGCGCGGGAGTCGGCGAAAGCAAACTGACCAAAGCCGAAAAGCTCGGCGTAACAGTCGTCGACCAGGGCGAGATCTGGACCCTCCTGATCGCCGCCAACATCATCTAG